In a single window of the Gadus chalcogrammus isolate NIFS_2021 chromosome 20, NIFS_Gcha_1.0, whole genome shotgun sequence genome:
- the zmym2 gene encoding zinc finger MYM-type protein 2 isoform X1, translating to MDGESEPRPGAGEGAGPPSPQPQATPPEAPEEAEAVPMMTDGEVGNEDDDDDDVVLVGEGATPASQPAAVSTATSPPADASSSSAKAATATAGATVATEPIVIDDEEDYEHKEEGSGGPTAEEEEEEEEEEEAPGSPAAAAAGALSSTEPDSQIRIASVTTLGDDPAPLSSSPTTDEAPPPKLIAAELPADMKLLISGVTSLQGGPPAATAVPETPAGENGLQISSTFSLNTDSSSSTSSTSSKANSSFNPGRGAANSSQPVSNGDTHTRTDSWISQSASFPRNQKQGGVDSPSPAPSLPKPQGQSSSSNAAAQPPAPPRTVKVTCANCKKPLKKGQTAYQRKGSTHLFCSTTCLSAFSHKPAPKKTCTMCKKDITTMKGTIVAQVDSSESFQEFCSTGCLGAYENKQNPPKTAIKTKCTVCGKLTEIRHEVSFKTVTHKICSDACFNVYRMANGLIMNCCEQCGDYLPNRATANHAVLVDGQQKRFCCLNCIKEFRQVNSKLSSCSSCKTLIKTGEVLHGVGSSGVMGSFCSASCMSKPKVATPLVLNAEPTCHFCKRISLPQFQAMLPEGDVLSFCSSQCVTKFQNAAVETVTNGQPPVGTATNSIQLKCNYCRGAFSLKPEILEWEDKVHQFCSRSCCEDYKKLHCIVTFCENCQEEKTLHDTLNISGVKRPFCSEGCKLLFKQDFIRRLGLKCVSCNHCSQLCKRSVTRQLGGMTRDFCSEACAKKFHDWYHKAARCDCCRVQGNLTESVHWRSEMKQFCDQKCLLRFYLQQNQPVMVTQKGPENISLGVEVQGAKLGMLSQGSMVYPGLLRDVKNKAVLCKPLTLTKATYCKPHMQSKPLQTDADDGVKREFIPVPIPIPVYIPVPMCMYAQLTPLPFSLPFPVPVPVFLPSSQQGVDQLVQNITDLKTKVLHEPLETLRPEPSQDNHKPVSEVKPLKLMKERGAGESSYSSSSSCSGSVSEEEGDEEKYNLEMDLEKDFPQGPDSDHKATQEDLEEDMDSTPPPALHKEKEKEDEEKEEKEDEKGKETEVQEEKETNVIEEEVEEKKEDKGEEEEKNEDEEMEEEKETQDKVGEKEEELKEKEEEEPKEEEESKEKEELKEKEELKEKEEPKEKEEPKEKEEPKEKEELKEKEEPKEKEEPKEKEEPKEKEEPKEKEEPKEMEELKEVVEKKMEEVPPVPQARRQGHKRRAVEAGSVPASPSSVQTRGRRGRQRRVPLRARYGLNAWRRWALSPADQSHDSKEPDSATPADGTRSRADLLSLSPEELCVSLSRFVQEVSRPCGGRYSPDSILYLCLAIQKHLNAKGRNDDLFGDPCYRRFGEELDRILTGWQPSLLPDGSAWGRVEEDSLWRSRQLGEHSPTSLLLSLVFLNTKHLGFRSVDQHLRLAFTDVYGPDDQLPLTKETAVCIRVPALSQELPGCRKRKRQAEDEDADDLDEASGSSAPRSPSHLERERRLYELYRTKCPSSLRDSSSGFYVRPVPGAGTEDPLWFSSEPLEQSALVSLLTRVLVVREVYSDKQRHPLLAEEEEEVEMTAPDPTV from the exons ATGGACGGGGAATCAGAACCCAGGCCTGgtgcgggggagggggcggggcctccctCGCCACAGCCGCAAGCCACGCCCCCTGAGGCcccggaggaggcggaggcggtTCCAATGATGACAGACGGGGAGGTCGGCaacgaggacgacgacgacgacgacgtggtgttggtgggggagggggccaCTCCCGCCAGCCAGCCCGCTGCCGTATCCACGGCAACCAGCCCACCTGCTgacgcctccagctcctccgccAAGGCCGCCACTGCCACCGCGGGGGCTACGGTTGCCACGGAGCCCATCGTCATCGACGACGAGGAGGACTATGAGCACAAGGAGGAGGGCTCCGGGGGCCccacggcggaggaggaggaggaggaagaggaggaggaggaggcccccggctcccccgccgccgccgccgccggggcccTTAGCAGCACAGAGCCCGACTCGCAAATCAGGATCGCCAGCGTCACCACGCTGGGCgatgaccccgcccccctctcctcctcccccaccacggacgaggccccgccccccaagcTCATCGCAGCGGAGCTCCCGGCCGACATGAAGCTGCTGATCAGCGGGGTGACGTCGCTGCAGGGTGGGCCGCCGGCCGCCACAGCG GTGCCGGAGACTCCAGCAGGGGAGAACGGTCTTCAGATCAGCAGCACATTCAGCCTCAACacagactcctcctcctccacctcctcaacctcctctaaGGCAAACTCCTCCTTCAACCCTGGGAGGGGAGCAGCCAACAGTAGCCAGCCTGTCTCtaacggagacacacacacacgcacag actcTTGGATCTCCCAGTCAGCTTCGTTCCCTCGGAACCAGAAGCAGGGCGGGGTGGACTCCCCCTCGCCGGCCCCCTCGCTCCCTAAACCTCAGGGCCAGTCTTCCTCCTCTAACGCCGCCGCCCAGCCCCCGGCGCCGCCCCGGACCGTCAAG GTGACCTGTGCCAACTGTAAGAAGCCCCTGAAGAAGGGCCAGACGGCCTACCAGCGCAAAGGCTCCACCCACCTGTTCTGCTCCACCACCTGCCTCTCCGCCTTCTCCCACAAGCCCGCCCCCAAGAAGACCTGCACCATGTGTAaaaa gGACATCACCACTATGAAGGGGACCATCGTGGCCCAGGTGGATTCCAGCGAGTCCTTCCAGGAGTTCTGCAGCACGGGCTGCCTGGGGGCCTACGAAAACAAGCAGAACCCCCCCAAGACCGCCATCAAGACCAAGTGCACCGTCTGCGGCAAGCtcacagag ATCCGGCACGAGGTGAGCTTTAAGACGGTGACCCACAAGATCTGCAGCGACGCCTGCTTCAACGTGTACCGCATGGCCAACGGCCTCATCATGAACTGCTGCGAACAGTGCGGAGACTACCTGCCCAACCGCGCCACGGCCAACCACGCAGTGCTGGTCGACGGCCAGCAGAAACGCTTCTGCTGCCTCAACTGCATCAAGGAGTTCAGACAG GTGAACAGTAAGCTGTCCAGCTGCTCCAGCTGTAAGACCCTGATCAAGACGGGGGAGGTCCTGCATGGCGTGGGGTCCTCAGGGGTCATGGGGTCGTTCTGTTCGGCTTCCTGTATGAGCAAACCCAAGGTCGCCACGCCCCTGGTCCTCA ACGCAGAGCCCACGTGTCACTTCTGCAAGAGGATTTCCTTGCCGCAGTTCCAGGCCATGCTGCCAGAGGGCGACGTGCTCAGCTTCTGTAGCTCCCAGTGTGTCACCAAGTTCCAG AATGCTGCCGTTGAGACGGTTACCAACGGGCAGCCGCCGGTCGGCACGGCGACCAACAGCATCCAGCTGAAGTGTAACTACTGCAGAGGAGCCTTCAGCCTGAAGCCTGAGATCCTGGAGTGGGAG GACAAGGTGCACCAGTTCTGCAGCCGGAGCTGCTGTGAGGACTACAAGAAGCTCCACTGCATCGTCACCTTCTGTGAGAACTGTCAGGAGGAGAAGACCCTCCACGACACCCTCAACATCTCCGGGGTCAAAAGACCCTTCTGCAGCGAAG GCTGCAAGCTGCTCTTCAAGCAGGACTTCATCCGGCGGCTGGGCCTGAAGTGCGTCAGCTGCAACCACTGCAGCCAGCTGTGCAAGCGCAGTGTGACGCGGCAGCTGGGCGGCATGACGCGCGACTTCTGCAGCGAAGCCTGCGCCAAGAAGTTCCACGACTGGTACCACAAG GCGGCGCGGTGCGACTGCTGCCGGGTGCAGGGCAACCTCACGGAGTCTGTCCACTGGAGGTCTGAGATGAAGCAGTTCTGTGACCAGAAGTGTCTCCTGCGCTTCTACCTGCAGCAGAACCAACCCGTCATGGTCACGCAGAAGGGACCGGAGAACATCagcctcg GCGTCGAGGTGCAGGGGGCTAAACTTGGG ATGCTGAGCCAGGGCTCTATGGTGTACCCGGGCCTGCTGCGTGACGTAAAGAACAAGGCTGTCCTGTGTAAACCTCTCACCCTGACCAAGGCCACCTACTGCAAACCCCACATGCAGAGCAAACCACTGCAGACAG atgcGGACGACGGCGTGAAGCGGGAGTTCATCCCCGTGCCCATCCCCATCCCCGTGTACATCCCGGTGCCCATGTGCATGTACGCCCAGCTGACGCCCTTGCCCTTCTCCCTGCCCTTCCCC GTTCCAGTGCCGGTGTTCCTACCCAGCTCCCAGCAAGGGGTGGACCAACTGGTCCAGAACATCACAGACCTGAAGACCAAAGTCCTCCATGAACCTCTGGAGACCCTTAGACCAGAACCCTCCCAAGACAACCACAAACCAG tttcAGAAGTAAAACCTCTAAAGCTGATGAAGGAGCGTGGAGCCGGAGAGTCCTCCTACTCATCGTCCTCCTCTTGCTCAGGCAGTGtgagtgaggaagagggggatgaAGAGAAGTACAACCTTGAGATGGACCTGGAGAAAGACTTCCCACAAG GTCCAGACTCCGACCACAAGGCCACCCAGGAGGACCTAGAGGAGGACATGGACTCCACGCCTCCCCCTGCCCTgcacaaggagaaggagaaggaggacgaagagaaggaggagaaggaggatgagaaagggaaggagacggaggtgcaggaagagaaggaaacaaatgtaattgaagaggaggtggaggagaagaaggaagataagggggaggaggaagagaagaatgaagacgaggagatggaggaggagaaggagactcaGGATAAggtgggggagaaagaggaggagctgaaagagaaggaagaggaggagccgaaagaggaggaggagtcgaaagagaaggaggagctgaaagagaaggaggagctgaaagagaaggaggagccgaaagagaaggaggagccgaaagagaaggaggagccgaaagagaaggaggagctgaaagagaaggaggagccgaaagagaaggaggagccgaaagagaaggaggagccgaaagagaaggaggagccgaaagagaaggaggagccgaAAGAAATGGAGGAGCTGAAAGAGGTGGTGGAGAAAAAGATGGAGGAAGTGCCTCCCGTCCCTCAGGCCAGGAGACAG GGTCACAAGCGGCGTGCGGTAGAGGCGGGATCCGTCCCTGCGTCGCCGTCCTCCGTGCAGACTCGTGGTCGGCGTGGGAGGCAGCGGCGCGTCCCGCTGCGGGCACGCTACGGCCTCAACGCCTGGAGACGCTGGGCACTGTCCCCCGCTGACCAATCACACGACTCCAAAGAGCCGGACAGCGCCACACCAG CAGACGGGACCCGGTCCAGAGCAGACCTGCTGTCCCTGAGTCCAGAGGAGCTGTGCGTCTCCCTGAGCCGCTTCGTGCAGGAGGTCAGCCGGCCCTGCGGGGGGCGCTACTCCCCAGACAGCATCCTCTACCTTTGCCTTGCCATCCAGAAG CATCTGAATGCTAAAGGACGTAATGACGACCTGTTTGGAGACCCATGCTACCGGCGGTTTGGAGAGGAGTTGGACCGGATCTTGACGGGCTGGCAGCCCAGTCTCCTTCCTGATG GCTCTGCGTGGGGTCGTGTGGAGGAGGACTCTCTGTGGCGGAGCCGGCAGCTGGGGGAGCACAGCCcgacctccctgctcctctccctggtCTTCCTGAACACCAAACACCTGGGCTTCCGCTCCGTGGACCAGCACCTCCGTCTCGCATTCACCGATGTCTACGGCCCCGACGACCAGCTTCCTCTTACCAAGGAGACCGCCGTCTGCATCCGCGTGCCCGCCCTCTCTCAGGAACTACCCG GCTGCAGGAAGAGGAAGCGCCAGGCAGAGGATGAAGACGCCGACGACCTCGATGAGGCGTCAGGAAGCTCCGCCCCTCGGAGTCCGTCTCACCTCGAACGCGAGCGACGCCTCTATGAACTCTACAGAACCAAATG tccgtCGTCGTTACGGGACAGCTCGAGCGGGTTCTACGTAAGGCCAGTTCCGGGCGCTGGCACCGAAGACCCCCTGTGGTTCAGCTCGGAGCCCCTGGAACAGAGCGCTTTGGTGTCCCTACTTACCCGTGTCCTCGTAGTGCGGGAGGTCTACTCAGACAAACAACGGCACCCCCTACtggcggaagaggaggaggaggtggaaatgACAGCCCCGGACCCTACAGTCTGA
- the zmym2 gene encoding zinc finger MYM-type protein 2 isoform X2, producing the protein MDGESEPRPGAGEGAGPPSPQPQATPPEAPEEAEAVPMMTDGEVGNEDDDDDDVVLVGEGATPASQPAAVSTATSPPADASSSSAKAATATAGATVATEPIVIDDEEDYEHKEEGSGGPTAEEEEEEEEEEEAPGSPAAAAAGALSSTEPDSQIRIASVTTLGDDPAPLSSSPTTDEAPPPKLIAAELPADMKLLISGVTSLQGGPPAATAVPETPAGENGLQISSTFSLNTDSSSSTSSTSSKANSSFNPGRGAANSSQPVSNGDTHTRTDSWISQSASFPRNQKQGGVDSPSPAPSLPKPQGQSSSSNAAAQPPAPPRTVKVTCANCKKPLKKGQTAYQRKGSTHLFCSTTCLSAFSHKPAPKKTCTMCKKDITTMKGTIVAQVDSSESFQEFCSTGCLGAYENKQNPPKTAIKTKCTVCGKLTEIRHEVSFKTVTHKICSDACFNVYRMANGLIMNCCEQCGDYLPNRATANHAVLVDGQQKRFCCLNCIKEFRQVNSKLSSCSSCKTLIKTGEVLHGVGSSGVMGSFCSASCMSKPKVATPLVLNAEPTCHFCKRISLPQFQAMLPEGDVLSFCSSQCVTKFQNAAVETVTNGQPPVGTATNSIQLKCNYCRGAFSLKPEILEWEDKVHQFCSRSCCEDYKKLHCIVTFCENCQEEKTLHDTLNISGVKRPFCSEGCKLLFKQDFIRRLGLKCVSCNHCSQLCKRSVTRQLGGMTRDFCSEACAKKFHDWYHKAARCDCCRVQGNLTESVHWRSEMKQFCDQKCLLRFYLQQNQPVMVTQKGPENISLGVEVQGAKLGMLSQGSMVYPGLLRDVKNKAVLCKPLTLTKATYCKPHMQSKPLQTDADDGVKREFIPVPIPIPVYIPVPMCMYAQLTPLPFSLPFPVPVPVFLPSSQQGVDQLVQNITDLKTKVLHEPLETLRPEPSQDNHKPVSEVKPLKLMKERGAGESSYSSSSSCSGSVSEEEGDEEKYNLEMDLEKDFPQGPDSDHKATQEDLEEDMDSTPPPALHKEKEKEDEEKEEKEDEKGKETEVQEEKETNVIEEEVEEKKEDKGEEEEKNEDEEMEEEKETQDKVGEKEEELKEKEEEEPKEEEESKEKEELKEKEELKEKEEPKEKEEPKEKEEPKEKEELKEKEEPKEKEEPKEKEEPKEKEEPKEKEEPKEMEELKEVVEKKMEEVPPVPQARRQGHKRRAVEAGSVPASPSSVQTRGRRGRQRRVPLRARYGLNAWRRWALSPADQSHDSKEPDSATPDGTRSRADLLSLSPEELCVSLSRFVQEVSRPCGGRYSPDSILYLCLAIQKHLNAKGRNDDLFGDPCYRRFGEELDRILTGWQPSLLPDGSAWGRVEEDSLWRSRQLGEHSPTSLLLSLVFLNTKHLGFRSVDQHLRLAFTDVYGPDDQLPLTKETAVCIRVPALSQELPGCRKRKRQAEDEDADDLDEASGSSAPRSPSHLERERRLYELYRTKCPSSLRDSSSGFYVRPVPGAGTEDPLWFSSEPLEQSALVSLLTRVLVVREVYSDKQRHPLLAEEEEEVEMTAPDPTV; encoded by the exons ATGGACGGGGAATCAGAACCCAGGCCTGgtgcgggggagggggcggggcctccctCGCCACAGCCGCAAGCCACGCCCCCTGAGGCcccggaggaggcggaggcggtTCCAATGATGACAGACGGGGAGGTCGGCaacgaggacgacgacgacgacgacgtggtgttggtgggggagggggccaCTCCCGCCAGCCAGCCCGCTGCCGTATCCACGGCAACCAGCCCACCTGCTgacgcctccagctcctccgccAAGGCCGCCACTGCCACCGCGGGGGCTACGGTTGCCACGGAGCCCATCGTCATCGACGACGAGGAGGACTATGAGCACAAGGAGGAGGGCTCCGGGGGCCccacggcggaggaggaggaggaggaagaggaggaggaggaggcccccggctcccccgccgccgccgccgccggggcccTTAGCAGCACAGAGCCCGACTCGCAAATCAGGATCGCCAGCGTCACCACGCTGGGCgatgaccccgcccccctctcctcctcccccaccacggacgaggccccgccccccaagcTCATCGCAGCGGAGCTCCCGGCCGACATGAAGCTGCTGATCAGCGGGGTGACGTCGCTGCAGGGTGGGCCGCCGGCCGCCACAGCG GTGCCGGAGACTCCAGCAGGGGAGAACGGTCTTCAGATCAGCAGCACATTCAGCCTCAACacagactcctcctcctccacctcctcaacctcctctaaGGCAAACTCCTCCTTCAACCCTGGGAGGGGAGCAGCCAACAGTAGCCAGCCTGTCTCtaacggagacacacacacacgcacag actcTTGGATCTCCCAGTCAGCTTCGTTCCCTCGGAACCAGAAGCAGGGCGGGGTGGACTCCCCCTCGCCGGCCCCCTCGCTCCCTAAACCTCAGGGCCAGTCTTCCTCCTCTAACGCCGCCGCCCAGCCCCCGGCGCCGCCCCGGACCGTCAAG GTGACCTGTGCCAACTGTAAGAAGCCCCTGAAGAAGGGCCAGACGGCCTACCAGCGCAAAGGCTCCACCCACCTGTTCTGCTCCACCACCTGCCTCTCCGCCTTCTCCCACAAGCCCGCCCCCAAGAAGACCTGCACCATGTGTAaaaa gGACATCACCACTATGAAGGGGACCATCGTGGCCCAGGTGGATTCCAGCGAGTCCTTCCAGGAGTTCTGCAGCACGGGCTGCCTGGGGGCCTACGAAAACAAGCAGAACCCCCCCAAGACCGCCATCAAGACCAAGTGCACCGTCTGCGGCAAGCtcacagag ATCCGGCACGAGGTGAGCTTTAAGACGGTGACCCACAAGATCTGCAGCGACGCCTGCTTCAACGTGTACCGCATGGCCAACGGCCTCATCATGAACTGCTGCGAACAGTGCGGAGACTACCTGCCCAACCGCGCCACGGCCAACCACGCAGTGCTGGTCGACGGCCAGCAGAAACGCTTCTGCTGCCTCAACTGCATCAAGGAGTTCAGACAG GTGAACAGTAAGCTGTCCAGCTGCTCCAGCTGTAAGACCCTGATCAAGACGGGGGAGGTCCTGCATGGCGTGGGGTCCTCAGGGGTCATGGGGTCGTTCTGTTCGGCTTCCTGTATGAGCAAACCCAAGGTCGCCACGCCCCTGGTCCTCA ACGCAGAGCCCACGTGTCACTTCTGCAAGAGGATTTCCTTGCCGCAGTTCCAGGCCATGCTGCCAGAGGGCGACGTGCTCAGCTTCTGTAGCTCCCAGTGTGTCACCAAGTTCCAG AATGCTGCCGTTGAGACGGTTACCAACGGGCAGCCGCCGGTCGGCACGGCGACCAACAGCATCCAGCTGAAGTGTAACTACTGCAGAGGAGCCTTCAGCCTGAAGCCTGAGATCCTGGAGTGGGAG GACAAGGTGCACCAGTTCTGCAGCCGGAGCTGCTGTGAGGACTACAAGAAGCTCCACTGCATCGTCACCTTCTGTGAGAACTGTCAGGAGGAGAAGACCCTCCACGACACCCTCAACATCTCCGGGGTCAAAAGACCCTTCTGCAGCGAAG GCTGCAAGCTGCTCTTCAAGCAGGACTTCATCCGGCGGCTGGGCCTGAAGTGCGTCAGCTGCAACCACTGCAGCCAGCTGTGCAAGCGCAGTGTGACGCGGCAGCTGGGCGGCATGACGCGCGACTTCTGCAGCGAAGCCTGCGCCAAGAAGTTCCACGACTGGTACCACAAG GCGGCGCGGTGCGACTGCTGCCGGGTGCAGGGCAACCTCACGGAGTCTGTCCACTGGAGGTCTGAGATGAAGCAGTTCTGTGACCAGAAGTGTCTCCTGCGCTTCTACCTGCAGCAGAACCAACCCGTCATGGTCACGCAGAAGGGACCGGAGAACATCagcctcg GCGTCGAGGTGCAGGGGGCTAAACTTGGG ATGCTGAGCCAGGGCTCTATGGTGTACCCGGGCCTGCTGCGTGACGTAAAGAACAAGGCTGTCCTGTGTAAACCTCTCACCCTGACCAAGGCCACCTACTGCAAACCCCACATGCAGAGCAAACCACTGCAGACAG atgcGGACGACGGCGTGAAGCGGGAGTTCATCCCCGTGCCCATCCCCATCCCCGTGTACATCCCGGTGCCCATGTGCATGTACGCCCAGCTGACGCCCTTGCCCTTCTCCCTGCCCTTCCCC GTTCCAGTGCCGGTGTTCCTACCCAGCTCCCAGCAAGGGGTGGACCAACTGGTCCAGAACATCACAGACCTGAAGACCAAAGTCCTCCATGAACCTCTGGAGACCCTTAGACCAGAACCCTCCCAAGACAACCACAAACCAG tttcAGAAGTAAAACCTCTAAAGCTGATGAAGGAGCGTGGAGCCGGAGAGTCCTCCTACTCATCGTCCTCCTCTTGCTCAGGCAGTGtgagtgaggaagagggggatgaAGAGAAGTACAACCTTGAGATGGACCTGGAGAAAGACTTCCCACAAG GTCCAGACTCCGACCACAAGGCCACCCAGGAGGACCTAGAGGAGGACATGGACTCCACGCCTCCCCCTGCCCTgcacaaggagaaggagaaggaggacgaagagaaggaggagaaggaggatgagaaagggaaggagacggaggtgcaggaagagaaggaaacaaatgtaattgaagaggaggtggaggagaagaaggaagataagggggaggaggaagagaagaatgaagacgaggagatggaggaggagaaggagactcaGGATAAggtgggggagaaagaggaggagctgaaagagaaggaagaggaggagccgaaagaggaggaggagtcgaaagagaaggaggagctgaaagagaaggaggagctgaaagagaaggaggagccgaaagagaaggaggagccgaaagagaaggaggagccgaaagagaaggaggagctgaaagagaaggaggagccgaaagagaaggaggagccgaaagagaaggaggagccgaaagagaaggaggagccgaaagagaaggaggagccgaAAGAAATGGAGGAGCTGAAAGAGGTGGTGGAGAAAAAGATGGAGGAAGTGCCTCCCGTCCCTCAGGCCAGGAGACAG GGTCACAAGCGGCGTGCGGTAGAGGCGGGATCCGTCCCTGCGTCGCCGTCCTCCGTGCAGACTCGTGGTCGGCGTGGGAGGCAGCGGCGCGTCCCGCTGCGGGCACGCTACGGCCTCAACGCCTGGAGACGCTGGGCACTGTCCCCCGCTGACCAATCACACGACTCCAAAGAGCCGGACAGCGCCACACCAG ACGGGACCCGGTCCAGAGCAGACCTGCTGTCCCTGAGTCCAGAGGAGCTGTGCGTCTCCCTGAGCCGCTTCGTGCAGGAGGTCAGCCGGCCCTGCGGGGGGCGCTACTCCCCAGACAGCATCCTCTACCTTTGCCTTGCCATCCAGAAG CATCTGAATGCTAAAGGACGTAATGACGACCTGTTTGGAGACCCATGCTACCGGCGGTTTGGAGAGGAGTTGGACCGGATCTTGACGGGCTGGCAGCCCAGTCTCCTTCCTGATG GCTCTGCGTGGGGTCGTGTGGAGGAGGACTCTCTGTGGCGGAGCCGGCAGCTGGGGGAGCACAGCCcgacctccctgctcctctccctggtCTTCCTGAACACCAAACACCTGGGCTTCCGCTCCGTGGACCAGCACCTCCGTCTCGCATTCACCGATGTCTACGGCCCCGACGACCAGCTTCCTCTTACCAAGGAGACCGCCGTCTGCATCCGCGTGCCCGCCCTCTCTCAGGAACTACCCG GCTGCAGGAAGAGGAAGCGCCAGGCAGAGGATGAAGACGCCGACGACCTCGATGAGGCGTCAGGAAGCTCCGCCCCTCGGAGTCCGTCTCACCTCGAACGCGAGCGACGCCTCTATGAACTCTACAGAACCAAATG tccgtCGTCGTTACGGGACAGCTCGAGCGGGTTCTACGTAAGGCCAGTTCCGGGCGCTGGCACCGAAGACCCCCTGTGGTTCAGCTCGGAGCCCCTGGAACAGAGCGCTTTGGTGTCCCTACTTACCCGTGTCCTCGTAGTGCGGGAGGTCTACTCAGACAAACAACGGCACCCCCTACtggcggaagaggaggaggaggtggaaatgACAGCCCCGGACCCTACAGTCTGA